The region CCGAGCAGGGAAACCGGGGTGATTTCAGTTATATCGGCTGGGCGGGTGCGCTGGTGCTGTTTGCCGGACTATTCGACATGCTGGATGGGCAGGTCGCGCGGTTGGGTAAGATGAGTTCGCTATACGGTGCCCTCTTCGATTCAGTGCTCGACCGCTACAGCGAACTGATCCTGTTTCTGGGTATCTGTTATTATTTGATTGCCCATCATTATTTCTTTAGCTCACTCTTTGCATTCGTCGCCCTGATCGGCTCCATGATGGTCAGTTATACCCGTGCCCGCGCCGAAGGGCTGGGTATTGAGTGCAAGGGTGGCCTGATGCAGCGCCCCGAACGGGTCGTTATCATTGGTGTGTCGGCGCTGGCGTGCGGCTGTTTTGCCCCGTTGCTGGGTCATGATTTCAAACTTTACATACCGGGTATTCCGGTACATGTTTTCGAAACCATGACCATTTTTACCCTGCCGCTTATGATTATGGCCATCATGACCAACATTACGGCGTTCAATCGGCTGACAGATTCCAAAAAGGCACTGGAGGAAAAAGAAAAAACAACCACGTCACCCAAGGTATTTATGCTGACGGTTTTACTACTTAGCAGTGTGGCTGGTTATTCGCTACCGGCGAGTCGGGTTGCACCTGAACATCGGCAGGACAAGCCCGTGATTTCTTTTCCCACACCCAAAAACATTCCCAACCAGTTATTTTATATTCAGCGGGACCCGAATACAAATACGATTATCTGCGCCCTGAACCTGAAAAATGGTCAGCTGGATAAGGAAGACCCTGTTCATGTGTTCTGGATTCGGTATACCGAGCAGAGCCAGCAACAAGAGCTTTCGTACATCCAGCGGACCTTTGCATATGGTATCAAAGCACGCCATATGCGGAATGAGGAGTACGAATTGAGCTTCGTTTCCTATAAAAAACTACCGCTCCATCTGGCCAAATCCGGCACCAACGACTATTACGTGTACGCCAATGTAAACCAGAAAAAAGTGATTCTGAAGCGGATCTATCTACGGATAGAAGGAGGGACCATGTGGATGCCCAATGTAAAATACATTCAGCTGGAGGGTACAAACGCGCTAACCGGAGAATCGACCGTAGAGCGCATACCGGTCTAAAGTGTTCCCTGTACCACGGTTCTTTATACCATGCATCAACACCCGGAAATTATCCGTCCAACCCTTATAAGCCGAATTCTGCCGCTCAGTCTGATCTCACTTGGGTATCTGTTACTCTCTTATGAGCTTGTTGGCTTCAAGTCCGATCAACTCGTGCTCATCGGGCTGGTGAATGGCCTGTATTATGCCTCCGAACAAAGCCGTAAGTTCATCATCGGCTTTTCGATCTTCATTGTGTACTGGATTGTTTTCGATTACATGAAAGCGTTTCCGAATTACGCGTATAATACGGTACACATTGAATCCCTTTATTTGCTGGAAAAAAAACTGTTCGGCATTCCGTTCGGTACTGTGATACTAACGCCTAACGAATACTGGCTGGCGCACCGAACGGATTCGCTCGCTATCGTAACCGGGCTTTTTTACCTAAGCTGGGTGCCAATTCCACTGCTGTTTGCTACCTATCTTTTCATTAAAGACCGGCCCCAGTTTTATCCTCTCGCCCTGACCTTCGTGCTGGTCAATCTGATCGGGTTTGTCATTTACTACGTTTACCCGGCGGTTCCGCCCTGGTATGTGCAGCTGTATGGATTTACGTTTCACCCGCACACGCCCGGCAACACGGCTGGTCTGGCTCGCTTCGACGAGCTTCTTGGCGTTTCGGTTTTCAGCTCTATTTACGCCAAAAGTTCGAATGTGTTTGCGGCCATGCCGTCTCTCCACTCATCTTACCCGGTCATTGTGCTCTATTACGGGATAAAGAACCGAATGGGCGCATTGAACGGGTTCTTTGCCCTGATAATGGTAGGCATCTGGTTCTCCGCTATCTACACCAGTCATCATTATGTGCTGGATGTACTGGCCGGAATCACTTGCGCCGTAATAGGTATTATACTCTTCAATCAGTTAAAAAAGACACGCTGGTTAAATGCCTTGATCCAGCAACTGGTGAGGTTAACGGCGTAAAGGATATTGGTACAAGCTACCCCGCTTATTGCTAATCTGGCAGGAATTCTTATTATGGCCCGTAGGGCCTTGGTAGCAAAAGAACCCATGTGTATGCAGGCCCTAACGGGAAAAAAAACAGGCTGTTGAATCCTGTATTCACGTCAAGCTATTAACTGAAAAAGCCCGAACCACAGCTGTAGTTCGGGCTTTCTGTCTGGTAAGAATCAATCAACCAAATGCATTGATATGCTTCTGGAAAATAGCTTCGTATTTATTGGCGGCTGCCGTTTGCTTGGCTTCCTTACAGGCTTCGACAATCGTTTGCAGAATGTACAGGTCTGAATCGGGGCTGCCAAATCGTCCATTACCACTCTTGGCATAAGTCAGATCCTGATCGGCGCGGGTGGCCATTACTTCGGCAATTTCGAGGGCCTTTTTGTTATCACCTACTTCAAACAGGAAGCGCACGTAGTTCGACGAAATCTGGTCGTACGGAATGGCCTTGTCCGGAATAACCTTGAGAGAGTAGTTAAGCACCTCAAGGGCTTTATCTTTCCGGCCTTCGCGGATGAACTGATCGGCCAGACGGAAGAACGCAATACGGGCCGAAATCACCGGCGGACCTTTGTAGGTTTCGTCATAATACACATCCGGGTTGTTGAACTCACGCCAGAAGGTCTTCTTCGTCATGTTGGTGTACATGATGTCGGAGTTTACATAGCCATCCGTTGCGCCCGGTACGGCCACCGGCATGAGCCGATACGCGTAACCTTCTAACTGCATGTAGTTCTTCAGGCTCAGGTAGTTGTCACTTGCCAGGGTGCTGGAGAAGTAAATGGGCCGCTTCCAGTTGTTGGTGGCAATCATGTCGAGCATGATCAGGTCAGGCTTGTACAAATCCTTCTTCCCGATGGTCCATTGCAGGGTATCCTTCATCAACGGGCGAAGTGCAGCCGGTACGAAATTGGCTTTGTCGACCGCAGCTTTGTCGATGGGCAGGAACAGCACCGACGAAGGCAGAATGCTCGTCATATCGCCGTTGGTGAGCGGTACCTGAACCGCCGGACTGCTCGTCTTGATCAGGTTAATGTATTGCTTGAGGTCGATCCCGTTTTTCACACCAGGCACTTCGTAGAACGGCACAATGTCGTTTTTGCCTTTGTTGAAATTGTCGAATTCGAGCGAAATGGGCAGTGCTTCCGACTCGTAAGTCTTCCGCTTCATCTGCTGGATGTACCATTCCGTACCCAGCAAACTCAGGTTACACACCCGCACATCGCGCCGGAACCCTTCTACTTCCTGCACGTACCAAAGGGGGAAGGTATCATTATCACCGCCCGTAAAGAGCACCGCGTTGGGGGCACAGGAGTTCAGCAGGTTTTTCGCGAAATCGACCGACTGGTAACGCTTATCGCGGTTGTGGTTATCCCAGCTTTTGGCACCCATCATAACCGGCACCAGCAGAGCAATACCGGCAACCAGACCATTGCGGGCTACGTCCGACTTCAGAACGTTGCGTAATCCTTCGGCAATCGACATAACGCCCAGCCCAAGCCAGATGGCGAAGAAGTAGAACGAACCCACGTAGATGTAATCACGCTCGCGGGGTTCCGATGGGGGCGAGTTCAGGAAGACTTGCAGGGCAATACCTGTGAATAAAAACAGGAGCCCGACAATCAGGAAGTCGCGCCGACGGCGGAAGTACTGGAACGTAATACCAAACAGGCCCAGGATGAACGGCAGCATGTAGAAATTGTCGCGGGCTTTATTGGTCTTCAACAAATCCGGGGCATTTTGATCCGTCGACCAGGGGAGGAGGTAACCTGCACCTTCTTCGTCGCTCTCACGTCCGGCAAAGTTCCACATCAGGTAGCGCCACCACATGTGTCCCAACTGATAGTTGAACAAAAATTTCAGGTTATCACCCATCGTTGGTTTCTGACCTTCTGCCAGACCAAGCATCTGTCGGTACAGGGCCGGGTGGTTTTGCTGACTGCTATATACGCGGGGAAACAGCATCTCATCGCCGGGCGCGTAAACGTACTCCGGCTGATGGTCGAATACCACGTATTTGTTGCCTTGTTTTTTCCACATGGCGGCACCCTGCTTCTGGTCGATGGGGCGCGCCGTGAAAACAGGACCGTACAACAGCGAGCGGCTTCCGTACTGTTCCCGACGCAGGTACGACAGGAAGTTCAGTTCATCGCTGGGGTCATTCTCATTGATTGGCGGGTTGAAGTCGGCCCGTACCAGTACCTGCATGTACGAAGCATAGCCGATCAGTACGAATGCCAGCGCCAACAGGGAGGTATTCAGGATAACCCGCTTTTGCCGGGCCGACCAGATGATGCCATATACGATAGCTCCCAGGAAGACGACGGTAAAGAAGATAGCGCCCGACGTAAACGGTAAGCCAAGGGTATTCACAAAGAACCGCTCAAAGGCGAAGGCCATGCCAGGCAAGCCGGGAATAATACCCGAATTGATGATACCCAGAATAACCAGACCGATACCGAAAGCCGCTGCACCGCCCCAGAACGTTGGTTTGGGATATTTTTTGAAATAGTAAATAAGTGCCAGTGCGGGCAGGGTTACGAGGTTCAGTAAGTGGACCCCGATGGATAGCCCCGTCAGGTAAGCGATAAAGATAAGCCAGCGATTGGCAGCGGCTTCATCTTCGATGCGCTCCCATTTGAAGGCTGCCCAAACCACGATGGCGGTGAAAAATGACGACATGCCGTACACTTCGGCCTCAACCGCCGAAAACCAGAATGTGTCGGAAAAGGTGTAGGCCAGGGCACCAACGGCACCCGTACCAATAACCAGCAGCGTGTCGGCGGTGGTATAATCACGTTCCGCTTTGCCGAGCAATTTCTGTGCCAGCATGGTGATGGTCCAGAACAGGAACGCAATGGTAAAGGCACTCGCCAGTACCGACGCCATGTTGACCCAATAGGCTACGCTGGTCAAATCGCCGAACGACATCATGGAGAAAAGTCGTCCCAGTAGAAGGAAAAATGGAGCACCGGGCGGGTGGGGTACCTGGAGTTTAAACGAACACGCAATGAACTCGCCACAGTCCCAGAAACTGGCGGTGCGTTCGACGGTCATCGCATAGGTAAAGAGCGCGACGGCGAAAACGAGCCAGCCCGTTAGGGTGTTCAGGCGTTTAAATGATTGCATATAAATGAAGATTAACGAACTGCTTTTGTGTAAGTAGTGGTCAAAAATACGCAAAAAAGCAGCCCGACCGGGACTGGACGGGCTGTTAAAGTTTGTTAAGGCTGGTGGTGGTTACTGTTTCGTAACAGGCAACACAGGCAGAAGACTTGAAAAGCAGGTATATCCGACGGGTATTTTCACCTGATTGACCATTTATAGGTGTTACCCTACTATCATTTACTCATAGTCGTCAGCAGGAAATCCAGCGCTAGGCCATCGGGTAGTTGCCTGACGCCTGTCTTCGTATCGAAGACCATAATCTGCTTGTTCGTGGTCGAATAAACAGGCCAGTTAGAAAGGCCTTTCCCGTTTGGATTGCCGGTTTTAATAAAATTCACCCAATAAGCAGACATCTCGTTGGCCAGTCGCGTATCGGCTGGCTCCAGCGGACGGAGGGTATGGTCAATGAACCTTAGGTTGTCATAGGCATAGGCCAGTTCACCCGTATGGAATGCACCGTAGCGGGCGTACTCACCTGTAGCGGGCACTTTTCGGGCGAAACGATACACATAGGCCGTTTTTCCTTTCTGGCTTTGAATGGTTGCCCATCGGTAGTTCTGGGCGCCAAAGACCATATCTCTTGAAATCTTCACCTGAGAGGATTCGGCTTCGGCATCGGTCCCGGCCGGGTAATACCGGAGGAAGGTCTCGGCCTTTGCTCCGTACTGCTCATCAATCTGCTTCCGGTATTCATCTGCCTTTTTGGCGGGGCCAAATACCATTCCTTCGTCCTCATTCCAGCCAGTCAGCAAGCGAACGTCGTTCTGTTTCCCGGCGGCAAAAATAGCGGCAATGGGCTGCGGTAGTACGTACCCGTCGATAACCAGCCCGCGGCCCTGTCCTTTTTTGAGGATTTCGTCGGCCGGTAAAGCACGTAAGTCCGCCAACGAGGAGGCTCCCATCGACTGGGCCATCTTCACACCGGCCTCCTCCGCCTGGCCAAGCGTTGCGGCTGGACGAGAAAAGTTAGCCCCACTCTCGGCAATCGCCTTCGTAAAGAGATTTTTTGCTAACGGAGACGCGACCAGTGCGTTCACACTCATAGACCCGGCCGACTGACCAGCGATGGTTACATTGGCAGGGTCGCCACCAAACCGGGCAATGTTCTGCTTTACCCACTGCAATGCCGCGATCTGATCCATCAGACCATAATTTCCGGAGGCATTTCGCCCCGATTCTTTGGTTAGCTCCGGGTGGGAGAAGAAGCCGAATGGACCCACGCGGTAGTTCATGCTGACGAAGATTACCCCTTTTTTAGCTGTTGCTTCACCGTCGTAAATAGGAACTCCGGCACCACCACTGTTGAAGCCACCGCCGTAAATCCATACCAGAACGGGTCTTTTTTCGGCAGCTGATTTTGCCGCTGTCCAGACATTTAGATAGAGACAGTCCTCACTAATGGGTTCTTTTGGAATCAGAAACTCGGCGCTCCAGGGACCAAATGGATTCGGGCTACCCTGAACCGGACTCGGTCCAAAGGCATCACATTTGCGAACGCCCGACCACGGAATAACGGGTTGTGGCGCTTTCCAGCGACGGTCGCCAACGGGTGGAGCGGCAAAGGGAATACCTTTAAAAATGTGTACGTCGCCGGTTTTATTCACAGTACCGGAAATCTGGCCACCTGTAACGGTAACGGCGTCAAACTCGCGGCTGATACCCGTGAACGATAGGAGCCCAAACAGAATGCCGCAGGAAGTGATACGTACTAATGATTTTGTTGTCATGTGGTTAGGGGTAATGTACCGGACAGCAGGCCGGGTGGCCGGAGCCATGCGGTCCGGTACACTACTAGCAAACTTAGTTCAAAAGGCAGTTAGTTAATGGATGGTAACCTGGTTCGCGGTCAGGATTTTGTTGAAAAACAGCATCTGATAGGGTAGGGCGTTCTCCCAGTACTCCCAGGTATGGGCACCGGGTCGCTCGGTATAGTCGTGCGGAGTTTTGTTGGCCACCAGCAGGCGGTGGATTTCCCGATTGCCTTCAATCAGAAAATCATCGACGCCAATGTCAAAGATCAGCGGCAGGTTATTCGCTTTGAGCTGGTCGGCCAACGTCACCATCGTGAAGCCGGGGTAGGGAGCGTCGCCGTCTTTAGGAGGCCCAAGCAACTTGGCAAAATTCTCGGCGCGTGACTTGGCGAAATCGGCGGGGACTTTCCAGGTGGCGGTGTTGATGTTCATCACCCCGCTCATGCTTCCGGCGGCAGCGTACAACTCCGGGTGTCGGCTGGAAATGTACATAGCCCCGTGCCCACCCATCGAAAGGCCCGCAATGATGCGTCCCTTTTTCTCCCGAACGGTACGATACGTGTTGTCGATCTGGTCGATCAATTCTTTCGAAATAAAGGTTTCAAACTGACTGCTTTTTACGAGCGGGCTGTCGAAATAGTAACTGGTAGGGTCGCCGTCGGGCGTCACGATGATAATATTGTACTGGTCGGCTAGTCGATGCAATAGTGTCTTGTCCGGGGTTTTGGTGAGCCAATCCCGGAAATTGCCTGTACCACCGTGGAGCAGATAGAGCACCGGAAACGGTTGTTTCGCTTTTCGGTACCGATCCGGTAAAATGACGCCCGCCCGCAGTGTTCGGTTCATGCTGGCACTGGGTACATTGAGCGTATCGACGCGAGCTGCCAGCGAAGGAAACGACAATAGGCAAGCCAGCACAAATACCTTGACGGTACGGCTTGTTTTGGGTAGTTGCATAGTTTAAATAGGAAATAAAACGCTGTCAAATGAATGACAATTTGTTTGTACGATTAAGTCCGGCTCTACTTCTTTTTACTTGCTTCCAGTTGATTAGCCAGAAACGCCAGTGCCTGATTGTAATAGGTGTCAATCATAACCCCCGGTCCGTGCCCGCCACCCGGCACAATAACCAGTTTGGTTTTTGCTCCGCTTGCCTGTTGTTTTTCGAACAGCTTTTCGCTCTGGCAATGGGGTACCAGCGGGTCTTTGTCGCCGTGAAAAATTAGAAATGGCGGATTGTCTTTCCGGACGTAGTTGATGGGATTCGCCAGCGCGCACTTATCCTTATTTTCCTGAATAGGCCCACCCACCAGTATCGACTCCGGCGATTTGGCATCGTTATGCGGCATCGTACTGCCGCAGGCATCCATGATCAGAAAATCGGTAGGGCCAAACCAGTCGACAACGGCATCGACATGGCTGTCTGCCTGGGTGAATTTCCCCAGTGCCCCTTCAATATCGATGTCCAGACCATTTACGGTTGTTTTTTTGATGCCGTTGGTCGTACCGGCCATCGCGGCCAGATGCCCGCCCGACGACCATCCCGTAACACTGATGAACGAACCATCCAGCCCAAGTTTCGGTGCATTGGCCCGAACGAACCGTATGGCAGCTTTCACGTCCTGAATCTGAGCCGGAAATTGAGCATCGGCACTCGACCGGTAATTGATACTGACGACGGCAAATCCTTTCCCCAGTAGTTTCTGGCCGATTCCCCCCTCATTGAACGTATTGGCTTTCCAGGAATTAGCCCGCCAGGCGCTGCCATAAACACAAATGACTACCGGAAACGGAGCCTTGCCCGTTTTGGGTAAATGGATATCGAGTTTATGCCCAATCAGGCCATCGCCGACGTAGTCGAGGTCCAGCCAGTATCTGGACGATTCAATCGCCAGTTTCTCAATATCCATTTCCTGATTTTGCGCCATTGTGTTAATTGATAAAAAGATAAGTACTGCGGTTAAGGCTCGTTTCATTGGGTCAATTGTCAGGGAAGTGAATTGCTTAGACACGTTCGATCACCACAGCATAGCCCATGCCTACACCCACACACATGGTGGCCAGCGCGTAGCGTTTGTTTTGCTTGTTCAGTTCCAGGGCGGCCGTTTGCACCAGCCGCGTTCCCGACATGCCCAGCGGATGACCCAGCGCAATAGCACCCCCATTTGGATTGATACGTGGGTCGTTATCGGCCAGTCCCAAGGCCCGGATACAGGCTAGCGACTGAGCCGCAAAGGCTTCGTTCAGCTCGATTACGTCGATGTCGGCCAGCGTCACCCCTGCTTTTTGTAGCACCTTTTGGGTAGCGGGAACAGGACCAATCCCCATGATACGTGGCTCGACACCCACTACCGCCGATGCCACAATTCGGGCTTTGGGCGTCAGGTTATAGCGTTTTATGGCTTCGTCGGAGGCAATGAACATGGCGGCTGCTCCATCGTTCAGCCCGGCAGCATTGCCTGCGGTAACCGTACCGCCCTCCTTTTTGAAGGCCGGTTTCAACTTGGCCAGCACATCGAGCGACGTTTGAGGTTTTACAAATTCGTCGGTGTCGAAAATCGTAGCGGGGCCTTTTTTCGCCTGAATCTCAACGCCCATAATTTCCTCGGCTAGTCGGCCCGACTGCTGGGCCTGAGCCGCTTTTTGCTGGGAATTATAGGCGAATAAATCCTGATCCTCCCGGCTGATTCCGTAGATGTCGACCAGATTTTCTGCGGTTACGCCCATCGCGTCAATGCCGTAAAGTGCCTGCATTTTAGGGTTTACAAACCGCCAGCCAAAGCTGGAATCGAACATCTGGGCGTCGTTGCCAAAGGGTTTCGACGTTTTAGAAATAACCCACGGCCCACGGGTCATGTGCTCCATACCGCCCGCAATAAATACGTCGCCATCCCCGGCTTTAATGGCCCGGTTTGCATGAATAACCGCCGACATCCCCGATGAACATAGTCGGTTCACCGTTTCGCCGGGCACTGTGTACGGCAATCCGGCCAGCAGCAGGGCCATCCGGGCGACATTGCGGTTGTCTTCCCCGGCTTGATTATGGCAACCCAGTAGCACATCGTCGATGGCATCGGCGGGTATATTCGGGTTACGGGCAAGGAGTTCTTTGATCGGTAAAGCCGCCAGATCGTCGGCACGAATGGGCGACAGGCTACCCCCAAAACTACCGATGGGGGTGCGGATCGCGTCGATGATGTATGAATCCATTTGTGGTGATTAGTTGAGTGAGTGAAATGGGTGAATGGTAGAAAGTGATCAAATAGGTAGGGGCCAATTCAAAGAAAGGAATCCCTTCTTTTATTCAATCATTCTATCAATCTCTCATTCACTCATTGAAAAGTTCGCACTTGTTTTAGCCTGTACCTCCTCCAGCGTTGCACCGGGCATTAGTTCGAGCAGGGTTAGTTTTCCGTTAGGGTAGCCAAAGACGGCCAGATCGGTGATGACCAGGTCGACCACGCCGGTAGCGGTTAGCGGCAGGGTGCATTGCGGTACAATCTTGGGCGATCCATCGGGGTTGGTGTGGGTCATGGTGATGATCAATCGCTTGGCTCCTTTCGCCAAATCCATTGCGCCACCAACGCCCAGCAGCGGCTTGCCGGGAACAGCCCAGTTGGCTAGATTGGCCGCTTCGTCAGCTTCGAGGCCGCCCATGATCGCCACGTCGATATGCCCACCCCGAATCATGGCGAACGAATCAGCACTGTCGAAATAGCTGCTGCCTTTCAGGGCCGTTACTGGAATCTTACCGGCATTGACCGGGTAATCCATCGCACCACCGCCATCCGCCGGTACCGGACCAACGCCCAGCATCCCATTTTCAGTATGCAGAATAATGCCCTGCTCTTCCGTGATCAGATCGGCGACGAGCGTGGGGATGCCGATGCCCAGATTGACAACGTCACCTTTCTTTAACTCAGCCAGTGCCCGACGCGCCATATTCATACGGGACTCGTCGACTTTCTTCGATGACGACACCGACGCCGAACTGCCGAGGTCTTCCAGCGTTAGCGTGGCCTGCACCAGGTAATCGACAAAGCAGCCGGGCGTATGCACGAACTCAGGAGCGATTTCGCCCACAGCGACAATCTCCTCCACTTCGGCAATGACCAGATCAGCGGCCGTGGCCATCGCTTTGTTGAAGTTGTTTTCTGTCATTCGGTATTGCAGATTTCCAGCCGTATCGGCCCGCCACGCCCGAATGAATGCCACATTGCCCCGGATGCTCTTGATAAATACCTGCTCGACCCCATCGATGACTTTGGTCTCGCGACCCTGAGCCAGCGGTGTGCCTGCAGAGGTTGGCGTATAAAAACCGCCGATACCCGCGCCACCCGCCCGAATAGCTTCGGCCAGGGTTCCCTGTGGCAGTAATTCGTAGTCGACCGTGCCGTTTTGCGCGGCTTTGACCGCATCGGGGTTCGATGTAAAAAAGGAGCCTATCAGTTTTTTGAGCTGGCCATTTCGTAGCAGGCGTCCCCCGCCCAGACCCGTTTCGCCAGTGTTATTGCCTATGAAAGTCAGGTTTTTGGTGCCGATTTCGGCCAGTGCGTGCATCAGGTGAACAGGGTTGCCGGTCATACCAAACCCGCCCTGCAAGAGCGTATCGCCTTCTTTAACAAGAGCCGCGGCCGTATGGACGTCTAAAACAGGTACTTTTTTCATGCGTAAGTGGGTACAGATGAATGGGCTTCTCCAGCTTTTTTAGCGGCCAGCCCTACGTAATTTTCAGCCACAACGGTCGAAGCTGTCGGGCTGGTGATGAGTTGATTGAAACGGGATGCCTGCAAATGAGCGTCGAACAGCGACTTGTCGGGGTTATGATGCAGGAGTTCGGTCATGAAGTTGGAAAACTCCTGCACCCGCCAAACCCGACGCATGCAGCAGGCGGTATAATCGGCCAGTTTGGACGAACTGCCGTGCTGGTACCAGGCTATCAACGCATCGAACAATTGTCCCGTATCGGCTACGGCCATATTTAGTCCTTTAGCACCCGTTGGCGGCACAATATGCGCCGAATCGCCCGCCAGAAACAGACGGCCGTATTGCATGGGTTCACTTACGAAGCTCCGCATGGGCGTGATGGTTTTCTCCAGAATGGGGCCTTCTTGCAGCGTCCAACCTGTTGTGCCAAGCCGGATTTGCAGTTCGGCCCAGATGCGTTCGTCGGGCCAGTCGTCCAGCGTATCCGTCAGGTCGCACTGCACATAAAGCCGGGAAACCTCGGGCGAGCGCATACTGTGGAGGGCAAACCCCCGGTCGTGATAGGCATAGATCAGCTCATGCGTTGAGGGTGGCACTTTCGCCAGAATACCCAGCCAGCAGTACGGATAAATCTTGTCGTAAACAGTGGTCATCGACTGGGGTATCGTCTTCCGGGAAATGCCGTGAAACCCATCGCAACCTGCCAC is a window of Spirosoma linguale DSM 74 DNA encoding:
- a CDS encoding CDP-alcohol phosphatidyltransferase (PFAM: CDP-alcohol phosphatidyltransferase~KEGG: sfu:Sfum_3077 CDP-alcohol phosphatidyltransferase), with the translated sequence MQQALPLRTKLQLGIYTLINPFVRLLIRLGLTPNMVTAIGLVLNIGVALIFIVGAEQGNRGDFSYIGWAGALVLFAGLFDMLDGQVARLGKMSSLYGALFDSVLDRYSELILFLGICYYLIAHHYFFSSLFAFVALIGSMMVSYTRARAEGLGIECKGGLMQRPERVVIIGVSALACGCFAPLLGHDFKLYIPGIPVHVFETMTIFTLPLMIMAIMTNITAFNRLTDSKKALEEKEKTTTSPKVFMLTVLLLSSVAGYSLPASRVAPEHRQDKPVISFPTPKNIPNQLFYIQRDPNTNTIICALNLKNGQLDKEDPVHVFWIRYTEQSQQQELSYIQRTFAYGIKARHMRNEEYELSFVSYKKLPLHLAKSGTNDYYVYANVNQKKVILKRIYLRIEGGTMWMPNVKYIQLEGTNALTGESTVERIPV
- a CDS encoding Esterase/lipase-like protein (KEGG: hch:HCH_01563 esterase/lipase), whose translation is MKRALTAVLIFLSINTMAQNQEMDIEKLAIESSRYWLDLDYVGDGLIGHKLDIHLPKTGKAPFPVVICVYGSAWRANSWKANTFNEGGIGQKLLGKGFAVVSINYRSSADAQFPAQIQDVKAAIRFVRANAPKLGLDGSFISVTGWSSGGHLAAMAGTTNGIKKTTVNGLDIDIEGALGKFTQADSHVDAVVDWFGPTDFLIMDACGSTMPHNDAKSPESILVGGPIQENKDKCALANPINYVRKDNPPFLIFHGDKDPLVPHCQSEKLFEKQQASGAKTKLVIVPGGGHGPGVMIDTYYNQALAFLANQLEASKKK
- a CDS encoding hypothetical protein (KEGG: gsu:GSU1489 hypothetical protein) → MQSFKRLNTLTGWLVFAVALFTYAMTVERTASFWDCGEFIACSFKLQVPHPPGAPFFLLLGRLFSMMSFGDLTSVAYWVNMASVLASAFTIAFLFWTITMLAQKLLGKAERDYTTADTLLVIGTGAVGALAYTFSDTFWFSAVEAEVYGMSSFFTAIVVWAAFKWERIEDEAAANRWLIFIAYLTGLSIGVHLLNLVTLPALALIYYFKKYPKPTFWGGAAAFGIGLVILGIINSGIIPGLPGMAFAFERFFVNTLGLPFTSGAIFFTVVFLGAIVYGIIWSARQKRVILNTSLLALAFVLIGYASYMQVLVRADFNPPINENDPSDELNFLSYLRREQYGSRSLLYGPVFTARPIDQKQGAAMWKKQGNKYVVFDHQPEYVYAPGDEMLFPRVYSSQQNHPALYRQMLGLAEGQKPTMGDNLKFLFNYQLGHMWWRYLMWNFAGRESDEEGAGYLLPWSTDQNAPDLLKTNKARDNFYMLPFILGLFGITFQYFRRRRDFLIVGLLFLFTGIALQVFLNSPPSEPRERDYIYVGSFYFFAIWLGLGVMSIAEGLRNVLKSDVARNGLVAGIALLVPVMMGAKSWDNHNRDKRYQSVDFAKNLLNSCAPNAVLFTGGDNDTFPLWYVQEVEGFRRDVRVCNLSLLGTEWYIQQMKRKTYESEALPISLEFDNFNKGKNDIVPFYEVPGVKNGIDLKQYINLIKTSSPAVQVPLTNGDMTSILPSSVLFLPIDKAAVDKANFVPAALRPLMKDTLQWTIGKKDLYKPDLIMLDMIATNNWKRPIYFSSTLASDNYLSLKNYMQLEGYAYRLMPVAVPGATDGYVNSDIMYTNMTKKTFWREFNNPDVYYDETYKGPPVISARIAFFRLADQFIREGRKDKALEVLNYSLKVIPDKAIPYDQISSNYVRFLFEVGDNKKALEIAEVMATRADQDLTYAKSGNGRFGSPDSDLYILQTIVEACKEAKQTAAANKYEAIFQKHINAFG
- a CDS encoding putative esterase (PFAM: putative esterase~KEGG: bpy:Bphyt_5901 putative esterase), translated to MQLPKTSRTVKVFVLACLLSFPSLAARVDTLNVPSASMNRTLRAGVILPDRYRKAKQPFPVLYLLHGGTGNFRDWLTKTPDKTLLHRLADQYNIIIVTPDGDPTSYYFDSPLVKSSQFETFISKELIDQIDNTYRTVREKKGRIIAGLSMGGHGAMYISSRHPELYAAAGSMSGVMNINTATWKVPADFAKSRAENFAKLLGPPKDGDAPYPGFTMVTLADQLKANNLPLIFDIGVDDFLIEGNREIHRLLVANKTPHDYTERPGAHTWEYWENALPYQMLFFNKILTANQVTIH
- a CDS encoding phosphoesterase PA-phosphatase related protein (PFAM: phosphoesterase PA-phosphatase related~KEGG: mxa:MXAN_0451 PAP2 family protein), whose protein sequence is MHQHPEIIRPTLISRILPLSLISLGYLLLSYELVGFKSDQLVLIGLVNGLYYASEQSRKFIIGFSIFIVYWIVFDYMKAFPNYAYNTVHIESLYLLEKKLFGIPFGTVILTPNEYWLAHRTDSLAIVTGLFYLSWVPIPLLFATYLFIKDRPQFYPLALTFVLVNLIGFVIYYVYPAVPPWYVQLYGFTFHPHTPGNTAGLARFDELLGVSVFSSIYAKSSNVFAAMPSLHSSYPVIVLYYGIKNRMGALNGFFALIMVGIWFSAIYTSHHYVLDVLAGITCAVIGIILFNQLKKTRWLNALIQQLVRLTA
- a CDS encoding Carboxylesterase (PFAM: Carboxylesterase type B~KEGG: bra:BRADO5591 putative carboxylesterase, type B), with product MAPATRPAVRYITPNHMTTKSLVRITSCGILFGLLSFTGISREFDAVTVTGGQISGTVNKTGDVHIFKGIPFAAPPVGDRRWKAPQPVIPWSGVRKCDAFGPSPVQGSPNPFGPWSAEFLIPKEPISEDCLYLNVWTAAKSAAEKRPVLVWIYGGGFNSGGAGVPIYDGEATAKKGVIFVSMNYRVGPFGFFSHPELTKESGRNASGNYGLMDQIAALQWVKQNIARFGGDPANVTIAGQSAGSMSVNALVASPLAKNLFTKAIAESGANFSRPAATLGQAEEAGVKMAQSMGASSLADLRALPADEILKKGQGRGLVIDGYVLPQPIAAIFAAGKQNDVRLLTGWNEDEGMVFGPAKKADEYRKQIDEQYGAKAETFLRYYPAGTDAEAESSQVKISRDMVFGAQNYRWATIQSQKGKTAYVYRFARKVPATGEYARYGAFHTGELAYAYDNLRFIDHTLRPLEPADTRLANEMSAYWVNFIKTGNPNGKGLSNWPVYSTTNKQIMVFDTKTGVRQLPDGLALDFLLTTMSK